The following are encoded together in the Lathyrus oleraceus cultivar Zhongwan6 chromosome 3, CAAS_Psat_ZW6_1.0, whole genome shotgun sequence genome:
- the LOC127128954 gene encoding uncharacterized protein LOC127128954 gives MATIPINDKNNNGSYPPPQNPPPGGCPVGVPYPYAAPPRPSSYPTTTAFYQQQPATFTYQQPSTRLKSILCGFISVITVILGITILIGYFNLKPRAPEFRVDSASLSSFNFNASGLTAKWNFSLTVSNPNKKIDISYEAIAAGVFYNAGENDIGLLASTRLAPFRQPTQSKTSLQVELLVVNEFLDNRVANGIAGGRVRGVVNFGLGVNAIIKLSGWLHPGDHKFKVACEPLNFVISSLDNNNATGQLLRGVTCD, from the coding sequence ATGGCAACAATACCCATAAACGACAAAAACAACAACGGCTCCTACCCACCTCCACAAAATCCTCCTCCCGGCGGTTGCCCCGTCGGCGTTCCCTATCCCTACGCAGCTCCTCCACGACCCTCATCATACCCCACCACCACCGCATTCTATCAACAACAACCAGCCACCTTCACTTACCAGCAACCCTCCACCCGGCTGAAATCCATCCTATGCGGCTTCATCTCCGTCATAACTGTCATCCTCGGCATCACTATCTTGATCGGTTATTTCAATCTCAAGCCACGTGCCCCTGAGTTCCGAGTCGACTCAGCTTCACTCAGTTCCTTCAACTTCAACGCCTCCGGTCTCACAGCTAAATGGAATTTCAGTCTCACCGTCTCAAACCCTAACAAAAAAATAGATATCTCATACGAAGCCATTGCCGCCGGTGTGTTTTACAACGCCGGTGAAAATGATATAGGGCTTCTTGCATCCACTCGTCTTGCACCTTTTCGCCAACCAACACAGAGTAAAACTTCGCTCCAAGTAGAATTATTGGTTGTGAATGAGTTTCTGGATAACCGCGTTGCTAATGGTATTGCCGGCGGACGAGTTCGCGGCGTGGTGAACTTTGGGTTGGGGGTTAATGCTATTATTAAACTCAGTGGTTGGTTACACCCAGGGGATCATAAATTTAAGGTTGCATGCGAACCTTTGAACTTTGTAATTTCGTCGCTGGATAATAACAATGCTACCGGCCAATTGTTGCGTGGTGTAACATGTGATTGA